The following coding sequences are from one Ferrimicrobium sp. window:
- the polA gene encoding DNA polymerase I: MATSSLPSSGEARPTLLALDGYSLMFRAFFAMPPMQGESGPTNALFGFFRMLVSAVRQFSPTYVAVALDHPSPTFRDDLFADYKGGRATTPDELRFQLEAVRGLLQVVQIPAIELAGFEADDVIATLTRLATADHVATEIVTGDRDILQLVADPLVRVHLTRQGVSNLETMDEGAVIAKYGVAPKQYGDFALLRGDKSDNLPGVRGIGAKTAAQLINRFGDIDTILAERSSLPARQREALDEAESELGLLRQLVALDQEAPISIALSDLALPTSFDVAAAEQMFVVSFGLRGVFASLKELFGVGEPAFGDQSLREHVTLAPEYRVVATPEELLNAHSDYLTVSARFAGEDGRVAPRTLGFGAPEPNAATPVWFPLGPGHDEAIMDQEVSLAVLNESEWVGIGLKETLRSLALTMGTKVAPSRLMDLGVLAYVLDSSQRRSDLREVAHLLDIDWPDGPADGLFDDRADQERMATELAVMPVLLDGLLTRIQAEGVQRLAMEVEIPLVGVLTKMEVAGAGVDTQVLEEIGVSLAAEASLTLRAIHAFTGDDFNPNSPKQLGTMLFEKLGLPTGKRTKTGYSTDARVLEGLRDQHPLVSLVLKFRELDKLRSTFYEGLRAEIAADGRIHATFNQTVARTGRISSEHPNLQNIPVRSEEGRQFRRVFVAPRGAVLVAADYSQIELRILAHLSNDERLIEVLRGSGDVHAMVAASIYGIEASQVSYEQRAVAKMVTYGLSYGMESYGLASRLGISSEEADAILTSFFAAYPGLVQYRESVIREARERGYTTTLLGRRRYLPELQSPNHAIRQGAERQAMNAPTQGLAADIFKMALVTLDKRLLDTNARLVLQIHDEVVVEAPEDEATMVADLVRESLAGVYPLAVPLIVNVGVGANWAEART; this comes from the coding sequence ATGGCGACCTCAAGCCTGCCCAGTAGCGGCGAAGCACGACCGACCCTTCTCGCCCTCGATGGCTATTCGTTGATGTTTCGTGCGTTCTTTGCAATGCCACCAATGCAAGGGGAGAGCGGGCCCACGAATGCGCTCTTTGGGTTCTTTCGCATGTTGGTATCTGCGGTTCGTCAGTTCTCACCTACCTACGTGGCGGTGGCGTTAGATCATCCCTCGCCAACCTTTCGTGATGACCTCTTCGCTGACTACAAGGGTGGCCGTGCAACCACCCCCGATGAACTCCGGTTTCAGCTGGAAGCTGTCCGGGGGTTACTTCAAGTGGTCCAGATCCCAGCGATCGAGCTTGCTGGGTTCGAGGCAGATGATGTGATTGCAACGCTGACTCGGTTGGCGACGGCCGATCACGTCGCGACAGAGATCGTCACCGGTGATCGTGACATCTTGCAACTCGTTGCCGACCCGCTCGTTAGGGTCCATCTCACCCGTCAAGGGGTCTCGAACCTTGAGACGATGGACGAGGGTGCCGTCATCGCGAAGTACGGTGTCGCCCCGAAGCAATACGGCGACTTTGCGCTCTTGCGTGGGGATAAGTCCGACAACCTTCCCGGCGTTCGCGGCATCGGAGCGAAAACCGCCGCCCAGCTCATTAATCGATTTGGAGATATCGACACAATACTTGCCGAGCGTTCATCGTTGCCTGCTCGTCAGCGCGAAGCCCTCGATGAGGCTGAATCAGAGCTCGGCCTGCTGCGTCAACTGGTTGCGCTCGATCAAGAGGCCCCAATCTCGATCGCGCTCAGCGATCTGGCGTTGCCAACCTCGTTTGATGTTGCAGCTGCGGAGCAGATGTTTGTCGTCTCCTTTGGTTTGCGAGGTGTCTTTGCGAGCCTTAAGGAGCTCTTTGGTGTCGGTGAACCAGCGTTTGGTGACCAGTCGCTCCGAGAGCACGTCACCCTTGCACCCGAGTATCGGGTGGTTGCTACGCCCGAGGAGTTGCTCAACGCGCATTCGGACTATCTCACTGTGTCAGCGCGCTTTGCTGGCGAGGATGGTCGCGTTGCCCCTCGAACGCTCGGTTTTGGTGCGCCAGAGCCGAATGCAGCCACCCCGGTCTGGTTCCCGTTAGGGCCGGGCCACGACGAGGCCATCATGGACCAAGAAGTGTCACTTGCGGTTCTCAACGAGTCAGAGTGGGTTGGTATTGGGCTCAAGGAGACGCTCCGATCGCTTGCGCTCACCATGGGGACCAAGGTTGCCCCATCACGGCTCATGGATCTTGGGGTCCTTGCCTACGTCCTGGATTCATCACAACGGCGCTCTGATCTCAGGGAAGTCGCTCACCTGTTAGATATCGATTGGCCCGACGGCCCAGCCGATGGTCTCTTTGACGATCGCGCTGATCAGGAACGGATGGCTACAGAGCTCGCTGTGATGCCGGTTCTGCTCGATGGGTTACTTACCCGGATCCAAGCCGAGGGCGTTCAACGACTGGCCATGGAGGTCGAGATTCCCCTCGTAGGCGTGCTTACCAAGATGGAGGTCGCCGGTGCCGGTGTCGATACTCAGGTCTTAGAGGAGATCGGGGTGAGTCTAGCTGCTGAGGCCAGCTTGACCCTTAGGGCAATTCACGCCTTCACCGGTGATGACTTCAATCCGAACTCGCCCAAGCAACTCGGTACGATGTTGTTCGAAAAATTGGGATTACCGACAGGTAAGCGGACTAAGACAGGCTATTCCACCGATGCTCGAGTCCTGGAGGGGCTCCGAGACCAGCACCCGTTGGTCTCACTCGTGCTGAAGTTTCGTGAACTCGACAAGTTGCGCTCGACGTTCTATGAAGGGCTGAGGGCTGAGATCGCCGCCGATGGCAGGATCCACGCCACCTTCAACCAGACCGTAGCGAGGACGGGCCGGATCTCGTCGGAGCATCCCAACCTGCAAAATATCCCGGTTCGTTCTGAGGAGGGTCGACAGTTTCGGCGGGTTTTTGTTGCGCCCCGAGGCGCGGTGCTCGTCGCGGCCGACTACTCGCAGATCGAGCTCAGGATTCTCGCACATCTGAGCAACGATGAGCGTTTGATCGAGGTGCTAAGGGGCAGCGGCGACGTGCATGCGATGGTGGCCGCCTCTATCTATGGCATTGAGGCCTCCCAGGTTAGCTACGAACAACGGGCGGTGGCCAAGATGGTGACCTATGGGCTGTCCTATGGGATGGAGTCCTACGGCCTCGCTAGTCGTTTGGGCATCTCGAGCGAGGAGGCTGATGCAATTCTGACATCGTTCTTTGCCGCATACCCGGGGTTGGTCCAGTACCGAGAGTCGGTGATTCGCGAGGCACGCGAGCGAGGTTACACGACGACGCTCCTTGGGCGTCGACGCTATTTGCCGGAGTTGCAATCACCCAATCATGCCATCCGGCAAGGTGCCGAGCGACAAGCCATGAATGCGCCAACGCAAGGACTGGCGGCCGATATTTTCAAGATGGCGCTTGTGACCCTGGATAAGCGGTTGCTTGACACCAACGCCAGATTGGTCCTCCAGATTCACGATGAGGTGGTTGTAGAGGCCCCGGAGGATGAGGCAACGATGGTCGCAGATTTGGTTCGTGAGTCGCTGGCTGGTGTCTATCCGCTTGCTGTGCCACTCATCGTCAACGTGGGCGTCGGTGCCAACTGGGCGGAGGCCAGGACATAG
- a CDS encoding MBL fold metallo-hydrolase, translating into MIIGRSLWVAGTNTWIITGDNNECVVIDCPPDPQAIVDLITEHNLTPKAIVATHGHVDHTGGIPTVSRHYTNVPVYRHRGDAHYLTDPLGASGMLREALRATGLDLQEPELICDLEDADTVRGAGILIKAIHTPGHTPGSICLLVTNPDGEMLFSGDHLFRGSIGRTDLPGGSAELLLQSMRDKILPLSDDLRVFPGHGETTTIGHERTTNPFLCQL; encoded by the coding sequence ATGATCATTGGCCGTTCGCTTTGGGTCGCCGGAACCAACACCTGGATCATCACAGGCGACAACAACGAGTGTGTTGTTATCGACTGCCCACCCGACCCACAAGCAATCGTCGACCTCATCACGGAACACAACTTGACTCCCAAGGCGATCGTTGCAACCCACGGTCACGTCGATCACACCGGTGGTATCCCAACGGTCTCTCGACACTACACCAACGTACCGGTTTATCGCCATCGCGGGGATGCCCACTATCTAACCGATCCACTTGGAGCTAGCGGCATGCTGCGAGAGGCGCTCAGAGCGACCGGGCTGGATCTTCAAGAACCTGAACTCATCTGCGACCTCGAGGACGCAGATACAGTTCGTGGCGCAGGCATTCTCATCAAAGCCATCCATACCCCGGGTCATACCCCAGGATCCATCTGCCTTCTCGTCACGAACCCGGACGGGGAGATGCTTTTTAGCGGTGACCACCTCTTCCGAGGCTCGATTGGTCGAACGGATTTGCCAGGCGGATCAGCCGAACTCTTGCTGCAGTCGATGAGGGATAAGATTCTCCCCCTTTCGGATGATCTACGAGTCTTTCCTGGTCACGGCGAGACGACAACGATTGGGCACGAACGCACTACTAACCCGTTTCTTTGCCAGCTCTAG
- a CDS encoding peptidase M13, producing MTNSSGLPIDEFSNSITPQVDLFGHVNDSWLATTPIPPDKASYGTFSILAEQAELAVRTILEEAQSAAPGTETRKLGDLYTSFMDEEAIERHGLTSLEPWFAQIAAIDSIEDLLQFLGRAQHEGLASVFDLYVSSDPGDPNRYLVSVEQGGLSLPDERYYHEEQFRSIHDGLALHIEQMLRLAQLDDVANRTAGIVALENAIAAHHWDNVACRDAVKTYNLTTIDQVSNTIAAAGTLKGLTPWLNGLQAPARALDELIVRQPSFLSGLATLLTDDQLPAWKDWLNWQILHAAAPYLPEAFVQENFDFYGRMLTGADSLRDRWKRGVGLVQGAMGEAVGRIYVERHFDAKAKKAMDELVDNLLDAYRVRIENLDWMTPATRTQALDKLNKLRPKIGYPTKWRDYSAMVVDAGNLWDNVRHIGAWYFNREMNKIGTPVDRDEWFMTPQTVNAYYSPDFNEIVFPAGVLQYPFFQADRDPATNYGAIGAVIGHEIGHAFDDEGSKYDGDGRLRDWWTSEDRAAFEARTHVLIDQYDALAPRQTPDQHVNGSLTIGENIGDLGGLGIAWVAYEISLGGEPSPVVDGLTGAQRFFSSWALAWREKRRDAEMLRRLAIDPHSPNEFRCNQVVRNLDAFHDAYATTENDPMWLAPNERVRIW from the coding sequence ATGACAAACAGTTCCGGCCTGCCCATCGACGAATTTTCCAACTCCATCACGCCCCAAGTTGACCTGTTTGGACACGTGAACGACTCCTGGCTTGCGACAACGCCGATCCCACCTGACAAAGCATCATATGGTACCTTCTCCATCCTGGCTGAGCAGGCGGAACTCGCTGTGCGAACGATCCTCGAGGAGGCCCAAAGCGCTGCTCCGGGTACCGAAACCCGTAAGTTGGGCGATCTCTACACCAGCTTTATGGACGAGGAGGCGATCGAACGCCACGGCCTTACCTCGCTTGAACCCTGGTTTGCCCAGATCGCTGCCATCGACAGCATCGAAGACCTCTTGCAGTTCCTTGGTCGCGCACAACACGAGGGTCTCGCAAGCGTCTTCGATCTCTACGTCAGCTCAGATCCTGGTGACCCCAATCGCTATCTCGTCTCAGTGGAGCAGGGCGGGCTCTCGCTACCAGACGAGCGCTACTACCACGAAGAGCAATTCCGTTCAATCCACGACGGCTTGGCGCTCCACATCGAGCAGATGCTTCGACTTGCACAGCTCGACGACGTCGCCAACCGCACGGCGGGTATCGTCGCCCTCGAGAACGCGATAGCGGCCCACCACTGGGATAATGTAGCCTGCCGCGACGCCGTCAAGACCTACAACCTGACGACCATCGACCAGGTAAGTAACACGATCGCTGCCGCTGGTACCTTAAAGGGACTCACCCCTTGGCTCAATGGCTTACAAGCCCCCGCGAGAGCCCTCGACGAACTCATCGTCCGCCAGCCAAGCTTCCTTTCCGGGCTTGCAACCCTGTTGACCGATGATCAGCTCCCAGCATGGAAGGACTGGTTGAACTGGCAGATTCTTCACGCAGCCGCACCCTATCTTCCGGAAGCCTTTGTGCAGGAGAACTTCGACTTCTATGGTCGCATGCTGACCGGAGCCGACAGCCTCCGCGATCGGTGGAAGCGTGGCGTCGGCCTGGTCCAAGGCGCCATGGGCGAGGCAGTTGGTCGAATCTATGTCGAGCGCCACTTCGATGCTAAGGCCAAGAAGGCGATGGATGAGCTCGTCGACAACCTTCTTGACGCCTATCGCGTCCGAATCGAAAACCTCGATTGGATGACTCCAGCGACACGCACCCAAGCCCTCGATAAGCTCAACAAGCTTCGCCCAAAGATCGGTTACCCCACCAAATGGCGTGATTACTCAGCGATGGTCGTGGACGCCGGCAACCTGTGGGATAATGTCCGCCACATCGGGGCCTGGTACTTCAACCGAGAGATGAACAAGATTGGGACACCGGTTGACCGTGATGAGTGGTTCATGACACCGCAAACCGTCAACGCCTACTACAGCCCTGACTTCAATGAGATCGTCTTTCCTGCCGGTGTGCTCCAGTATCCATTTTTCCAAGCCGATCGGGATCCCGCCACCAACTATGGCGCGATCGGTGCTGTGATCGGGCACGAAATCGGCCATGCCTTTGACGATGAGGGATCCAAGTATGACGGCGATGGGAGGCTTCGAGACTGGTGGACCAGCGAAGATCGCGCCGCCTTTGAGGCCAGGACGCACGTATTGATCGATCAATACGACGCGTTGGCTCCCCGGCAGACCCCAGACCAGCACGTCAACGGTTCGCTCACCATCGGTGAGAATATCGGTGATCTCGGTGGACTCGGTATCGCATGGGTCGCCTATGAGATCTCGCTCGGTGGCGAGCCCTCCCCTGTCGTCGATGGACTGACCGGAGCGCAACGATTTTTCAGTTCATGGGCACTCGCGTGGAGAGAGAAGCGACGCGACGCGGAGATGCTACGCCGCTTGGCTATCGACCCTCACTCGCCAAACGAATTTCGCTGCAACCAGGTCGTCCGTAACCTCGATGCCTTTCACGACGCGTACGCGACGACCGAAAATGACCCGATGTGGCTGGCCCCTAACGAGCGCGTGCGCATCTGGTAG
- a CDS encoding ketoacyl-ACP synthase III, with protein sequence MGARITGFGSALPERIVTNAEFEKYLDTSDEWITSRTGIRERRFGGTTTSLAVEAGRNAITSAGLTPADIDFVILSTTTPDQTVPATSAEVTFQLGTSGAGMDINAACAGYVYALVTARGLIEMGYHRILVIGADTLSKITDQHDRSTAVLFADGAGAVVLESSEAETFLGWDLGVDGSARPILYCDHGGYMYMEGQEVFKRAVRAMLESAQRALKQAGVTGDDVGLLVPHQANLRIIQAANERLGIPLERTALVLDKTGNTSSGSIPLALADAAGAGRLADGDLVLFTGFGAGMTWASALVRWELP encoded by the coding sequence ATGGGAGCACGCATCACTGGCTTTGGGTCAGCCTTGCCGGAGCGTATCGTCACCAACGCCGAATTTGAGAAATATCTCGATACCTCCGACGAATGGATTACCTCGCGGACCGGGATCCGAGAGCGCAGATTTGGAGGCACGACCACATCGCTCGCCGTTGAGGCTGGTCGCAATGCAATCACATCGGCGGGTCTCACACCAGCCGATATTGACTTTGTCATCCTCTCAACGACCACCCCAGATCAGACCGTCCCCGCCACCTCGGCCGAAGTGACGTTCCAACTCGGGACCAGCGGAGCTGGCATGGACATCAATGCCGCCTGCGCCGGGTATGTCTACGCTCTCGTCACCGCCCGTGGTCTCATCGAGATGGGATATCATCGGATCCTCGTGATCGGCGCCGATACGCTGTCCAAGATCACTGATCAGCACGACCGTTCGACCGCAGTCCTCTTTGCCGATGGTGCTGGGGCCGTCGTCCTCGAGTCGAGCGAGGCCGAAACCTTCCTCGGATGGGACCTGGGCGTCGACGGCTCTGCACGGCCCATCCTGTACTGCGACCACGGAGGTTATATGTACATGGAGGGCCAAGAGGTCTTCAAGCGTGCAGTCAGGGCGATGCTCGAGTCGGCACAACGAGCGCTCAAGCAGGCCGGGGTGACCGGAGATGATGTCGGCCTCTTGGTGCCTCATCAGGCGAACCTTCGCATCATCCAAGCAGCCAACGAACGCCTCGGGATTCCACTGGAGCGTACTGCCTTGGTGCTCGACAAGACCGGAAACACCTCGTCGGGTTCCATCCCGCTCGCGCTCGCCGACGCTGCCGGTGCTGGACGACTCGCAGACGGTGACTTAGTCCTCTTCACCGGCTTTGGGGCCGGCATGACGTGGGCCAGCGCCCTAGTTCGTTGGGAACTGCCATGA
- a CDS encoding HDOD domain-containing protein translates to MDLVSVEEINQKIEVFEASQAIAGRLLTVIERDDVGAREVATVVSTDPALVQRVMRMANSAFYGTGGRVRELHAAIAIVGFDAVKSLALAAFVAGTGSVTPQDWEHSITSAVAASEVARMIGADQQQAFSLALLHDIGEAVIASLDSAYQEQLTARRSTPLTVDAEFSMLTDERKRYGLHHASIGADILASWNFHPDLVQAVAQHHTPKGSLSRTHAALVDGDRLAHLVGLELPLDECREVPGMLWPNYVSDAQLEGVLANVRTRSLAMINDLF, encoded by the coding sequence TTGGATCTTGTTTCGGTTGAAGAGATCAACCAAAAAATAGAGGTCTTTGAGGCTTCGCAGGCGATAGCTGGCAGACTGCTGACGGTGATCGAGCGAGATGACGTGGGTGCACGCGAAGTGGCGACCGTTGTGAGCACCGATCCCGCGTTGGTGCAGCGGGTCATGCGTATGGCGAACTCCGCTTTTTATGGGACTGGTGGACGAGTACGCGAGCTCCATGCGGCCATAGCGATTGTTGGCTTTGACGCTGTCAAGTCGCTTGCTCTCGCGGCCTTTGTCGCGGGTACCGGCAGCGTCACCCCCCAGGATTGGGAGCACTCGATCACTTCGGCCGTTGCGGCCAGCGAAGTTGCCCGGATGATTGGTGCCGATCAACAGCAAGCGTTCTCGCTCGCCTTGTTGCACGACATCGGTGAGGCGGTGATCGCGAGTCTCGACTCCGCGTATCAAGAGCAGCTCACAGCGCGCCGTTCAACTCCGTTGACCGTGGATGCCGAGTTCTCGATGCTAACCGATGAGCGCAAGCGCTACGGGCTTCACCATGCTAGTATCGGTGCCGACATCCTTGCTAGCTGGAATTTTCACCCTGACCTCGTGCAGGCGGTCGCCCAGCATCACACTCCCAAGGGCTCGCTTTCGCGAACGCATGCTGCGCTGGTCGATGGGGACCGGCTCGCGCACTTAGTGGGATTGGAACTACCCCTTGACGAGTGTCGTGAGGTTCCTGGCATGCTCTGGCCAAACTACGTCTCCGATGCGCAGCTTGAAGGTGTGCTGGCCAACGTTCGAACACGCTCGTTGGCGATGATCAACGATCTGTTCTGA
- a CDS encoding response regulator, with product MAQRIIIAEDEAIIRRDLKEMLVAEGYDVIADLGRGDEALEAVRTMRPSAAVLDVKMPGMDGLSVAEAINAEQLCAVIILTAFSQRSLVEQAREAGVMAYLVKPFQASDLVPAIELALARFDEKMMVESELGRIHDERRKLEEKLETRVILDRAKARLMEEYQLSESDAFRFLQKTAMDTRGKVKDIAEKVIDGDLKPAQ from the coding sequence ATGGCACAACGTATCATCATCGCCGAGGATGAGGCGATTATCCGGCGGGACCTGAAAGAGATGCTCGTCGCTGAGGGTTACGATGTCATCGCCGATCTCGGTCGGGGTGATGAGGCGCTTGAGGCGGTGCGAACCATGCGTCCTTCAGCGGCCGTGTTGGATGTCAAGATGCCAGGCATGGACGGACTGAGTGTTGCTGAGGCCATCAATGCGGAGCAACTTTGTGCGGTGATCATTCTCACGGCGTTTTCCCAGCGGTCCCTCGTCGAGCAGGCACGAGAGGCGGGTGTGATGGCCTATCTGGTCAAGCCCTTCCAAGCGAGCGACCTGGTCCCAGCTATCGAGTTGGCACTGGCACGTTTTGATGAGAAGATGATGGTCGAGAGTGAGCTAGGGCGAATCCACGACGAGCGTCGTAAGCTTGAGGAGAAGCTCGAGACCAGGGTGATCCTTGATCGCGCCAAGGCCCGTCTCATGGAAGAGTATCAACTCTCCGAGTCCGATGCCTTTCGTTTTCTTCAAAAGACAGCCATGGATACTCGTGGCAAGGTAAAGGACATCGCGGAAAAGGTGATCGATGGCGACCTCAAGCCTGCCCAGTAG
- the coaE gene encoding dephospho-CoA kinase (Dephospho-CoA kinase (CoaE) performs the final step in coenzyme A biosynthesis.) — MTTTESTTRVVAVTGTIGSGKTAVLGLFAEYGLRTISADAVARDVVAPGTPGLDEVVATFGDRVLDETGSLNRARLAQIVFSDDRYRRQLEEITHPRIRAVILAFVAACVGKGEPAVVIEIPLLTPQSVHDYMIDDVVVVRASAAVSLERLVQRRGLDPGDAAARLRAQASQGIGQVEGRWYIENDDDLASLRNQVIRIVEEIKGH; from the coding sequence GTGACCACGACAGAATCAACAACCCGAGTGGTCGCTGTCACCGGTACCATAGGTTCTGGCAAGACAGCGGTACTCGGGTTGTTTGCTGAGTATGGGCTTCGCACCATCAGTGCCGACGCCGTCGCCCGTGATGTCGTTGCACCTGGAACACCTGGCCTCGATGAGGTCGTGGCAACCTTCGGCGATCGCGTCCTCGACGAGACGGGATCGCTGAACCGCGCCCGTCTTGCGCAGATTGTCTTTTCCGATGATCGTTATCGTAGACAGCTCGAGGAGATCACCCATCCGCGCATCCGAGCCGTAATTCTTGCCTTTGTCGCTGCGTGTGTCGGCAAAGGAGAGCCGGCCGTTGTGATCGAAATTCCGTTGCTGACCCCTCAGAGCGTTCATGACTACATGATCGATGACGTTGTGGTCGTGCGCGCCTCTGCTGCGGTGTCGCTTGAGCGACTTGTACAGCGCCGTGGCCTCGACCCTGGCGATGCCGCCGCGCGTCTTCGGGCTCAGGCGAGCCAGGGAATCGGTCAGGTAGAGGGGCGCTGGTATATTGAGAACGACGATGACCTCGCGAGTCTTCGGAACCAGGTTATCCGGATCGTAGAAGAAATTAAGGGCCATTAG
- the rpsA gene encoding 30S ribosomal protein S1, which translates to MSEADVVAEVEDGAGADTIVVDDLGETGLEDAIAKSVVDFDEGDVVIGTVVKVDKDEVLLDIGYKSEGVIPLRELSIRKDVAPSEVVSPGDKIEALVLQKEDKEGRLVLSKKRAQFEKAWKEIEAIKARDGVVRGEIIELVKGGLIVDIGLRGFLPASLVDLRRVRDLTPMIGQDIEAKIIELDRNRNNVVLSRRAFLEENQREQREEFLTSIRPGEVKKGVVSSIVHFGVFVDLGGMDGLVHVSELSWNHVDHPSSVVSVGDEVQVLVLEVDQDTERISLSLKATQRDPWQEFAAAHKVGELVYGRVTKLVPFGCFVQVAAGIEGLVHISEMALHHVDLPEQVVTVGEELWVKIIDLDPQRRRISLSIRQALEGGELAPEYRDAFAEYGYDEEGNFIGPAEEGVEGEGGTDAE; encoded by the coding sequence ATGAGCGAAGCGGACGTGGTGGCTGAAGTCGAAGACGGAGCCGGCGCAGATACCATTGTGGTTGATGATCTTGGCGAGACGGGTCTTGAAGACGCCATCGCGAAGAGTGTTGTTGATTTCGACGAGGGCGATGTCGTCATCGGAACCGTCGTCAAAGTTGACAAAGACGAAGTCCTCTTGGACATCGGATACAAGTCGGAGGGGGTCATACCGCTTCGTGAGCTTTCGATCCGTAAGGATGTCGCTCCTAGCGAAGTAGTGAGCCCGGGAGACAAGATCGAGGCACTCGTTCTCCAAAAGGAGGACAAGGAAGGTCGTCTCGTTCTCTCGAAGAAGCGAGCTCAATTCGAGAAGGCCTGGAAGGAAATCGAGGCTATCAAGGCCCGTGACGGCGTAGTCCGAGGAGAGATCATCGAACTCGTCAAGGGTGGCCTTATTGTCGATATCGGCCTTCGTGGCTTTTTGCCCGCCTCGCTCGTTGACTTGCGTCGGGTTCGTGATCTGACGCCGATGATTGGTCAGGACATCGAGGCTAAGATCATCGAGCTGGATCGGAATCGCAACAACGTTGTGCTCTCCCGCCGGGCGTTTCTTGAGGAGAATCAGCGCGAGCAGCGTGAAGAGTTCCTCACCAGTATTCGACCTGGGGAGGTCAAGAAGGGTGTCGTCTCCTCGATCGTTCACTTTGGTGTGTTCGTCGATCTCGGTGGCATGGACGGACTGGTGCACGTGTCGGAGCTGTCTTGGAACCATGTCGACCACCCATCATCCGTTGTCTCAGTCGGCGACGAGGTTCAGGTGCTCGTGCTAGAGGTTGACCAAGACACCGAGCGAATCTCGTTGTCCCTCAAGGCAACACAGCGCGATCCTTGGCAGGAGTTTGCTGCCGCGCACAAGGTTGGTGAACTCGTATACGGCAGAGTCACCAAGTTGGTGCCTTTCGGTTGCTTCGTGCAGGTGGCTGCCGGGATTGAAGGACTCGTCCACATCTCGGAGATGGCCCTCCATCATGTTGACCTTCCAGAGCAGGTGGTCACCGTTGGTGAAGAGCTATGGGTTAAGATCATCGACCTCGATCCACAGCGTCGCCGCATCTCGTTGTCCATTCGACAGGCGCTTGAGGGTGGTGAGCTTGCTCCCGAGTATCGTGATGCCTTCGCGGAGTATGGTTATGACGAAGAAGGTAACTTCATCGGACCAGCCGAAGAGGGTGTCGAAGGCGAAGGCGGCACGGACGCAGAGTAG
- the fabD gene encoding ACP S-malonyltransferase gives MIAFVFPGQGSQQAGMGAPWADHPSFELVEEASTVLNRDLTHLLTDADSDALQITRNTQISTFLLSMVALDAVERLGVAPQVCAGHSLGEYAALVAAGGLAFDAGLRLVQERGEAMAVAAEAQPGAMVALLGADLDVARAICDSIPGDLWIANHNSSTQIVLSGTHDAIVQVEERAKEFGVKRVTRLKVGGAFHSPYMEAARDRLSKAITATKFYDLEVPVIANVDAREHVDADEWPGLLADQLTHSVRWEETIQYLRELKPRLVLEVGPGGVLTNLLKRTAPELRVLSVATPADLEKLLALVAAQGPMDDWATSHQGERLYGTERLVVAPSSGVFQPEAAACMPGGPIAVGDLLGVIGETQLRSPFAGTLQGMIALPGERVTAGQPIAWLTTDSQRSMEE, from the coding sequence ATGATTGCCTTTGTCTTTCCAGGGCAAGGATCACAGCAGGCAGGCATGGGGGCCCCTTGGGCAGACCACCCGTCCTTTGAGCTTGTCGAAGAGGCGAGTACGGTCCTCAATCGCGACTTGACCCATCTACTCACCGATGCCGACTCCGATGCCCTCCAGATCACCCGCAACACACAAATCTCAACTTTTCTCCTATCGATGGTTGCTCTCGACGCCGTCGAGCGACTTGGGGTTGCCCCGCAGGTGTGTGCCGGACACTCACTCGGTGAATACGCGGCCCTGGTCGCGGCCGGTGGCCTCGCATTTGACGCCGGCCTTCGGCTCGTTCAAGAGCGAGGTGAGGCCATGGCGGTCGCCGCAGAGGCTCAGCCGGGTGCGATGGTGGCCCTTCTAGGGGCGGATCTAGATGTGGCTCGCGCGATCTGTGACAGCATCCCGGGAGACCTCTGGATCGCCAACCATAACTCGTCCACCCAAATCGTGCTCTCAGGCACCCATGACGCCATTGTCCAGGTCGAGGAGCGGGCTAAGGAGTTTGGTGTAAAGCGGGTCACGCGCCTGAAGGTCGGTGGCGCGTTTCATTCGCCTTACATGGAGGCGGCACGCGACCGGCTGAGTAAGGCCATCACCGCTACCAAATTCTACGACCTCGAGGTGCCGGTGATCGCAAATGTCGACGCCCGCGAACACGTCGATGCCGATGAGTGGCCTGGGCTGCTCGCCGATCAACTCACCCATTCCGTACGCTGGGAAGAGACGATTCAGTATCTGCGGGAGCTCAAACCGCGCCTCGTGCTTGAGGTCGGACCCGGTGGCGTCCTAACCAACCTCTTAAAGCGCACGGCACCTGAATTGCGCGTCCTCTCAGTCGCCACGCCAGCCGATCTCGAAAAACTGCTCGCGCTAGTTGCCGCTCAGGGTCCGATGGATGACTGGGCCACGTCCCACCAGGGGGAGCGCCTCTATGGAACCGAACGCCTCGTCGTGGCGCCATCGAGCGGCGTCTTTCAGCCTGAGGCAGCGGCCTGTATGCCTGGAGGGCCGATCGCGGTTGGCGATCTACTCGGTGTCATCGGTGAAACGCAGCTTCGTTCGCCGTTTGCAGGAACCCTTCAGGGGATGATCGCACTCCCGGGGGAACGCGTCACTGCGGGCCAACCAATCGCCTGGCTCACAACCGATTCGCAGCGCTCTATGGAGGAGTAG